A genomic region of Desulfosarcina ovata subsp. ovata contains the following coding sequences:
- the glgP gene encoding alpha-glucan family phosphorylase, translated as MKSIQTFQVFPDIPEPLSFIETLSRNLWWSWNQNAIELFRRINPRVWEISGRNPIVFATLIPQERFEELAHDDSYLAHLNHVRRRFENRVLNQVDSESPWDQQELIAYFSMEFGIHETLPLFAGGLGILAGDHLKAASGMKIPLVGVGLLYREGYFRQYLDKDGWQQESYPETDLFHLPLSKQKDRKGNDLVIHLTGIGRDIHAQVWKIRIGRIPLILLDTNLPDNPPEIRDITARLYSGEQHIRLAQEVLLGIGGLRALEALDMHPTVCHLNEGHCAFVGIERLRQVMEQHQISLDMAREVVPRTTVFTTHTPVAAGHDEFPPSMVKPYLEPFVEPFKMTADQLVAMGQADGAAPESPFSMFILGLRTAQYINGVSKLHGQVARHMWSHIWPTRSDDETPITHVTNGVHIPSVLAPEIKLLFERHLGPQWNMGSTIPENADRIDDVFDEELWQAHEMCRSRLIRTVRELMYRQYSRRNAPLNIMRAVESVMDQDTLTIAFARRFATYKRAHLLFQDPDRLEAIINSKDRPVQFVFAGKAHPKDNEGKGIIRSLVDFGRRTNLRHRFIFLEDYDMHIARFLVQGADVWLNTPRRPMEACGTSGMKAALNGVLNMSILDGWWCEGYSPERGWRIGNGEEYNDHNYQDTVESQALYNIIENEVAPLYYDRPHGGTPTEWLKMMKASMKMAMAHFCSLRMISEYEERFYLPASRRFEELVAKGGAEAQELSAQHHRYLEKWHKIQLSAPQRSHKGPFRVNQAFEVTTVVQTGDLKPEELNVELYYGKMRHLDRIDDPRVKMMHVKEIRSPGVYLYGCELPCSDSGRYGFTVRVTPNADAWIRFRPELLTWA; from the coding sequence ATGAAGTCAATTCAAACATTCCAGGTGTTTCCCGATATTCCCGAACCGTTGTCGTTCATAGAGACCTTGTCGCGCAATTTGTGGTGGAGCTGGAACCAGAATGCCATTGAGCTGTTCCGCCGCATCAATCCACGGGTATGGGAGATCTCGGGCAGGAACCCCATCGTTTTTGCCACCCTGATTCCCCAGGAACGGTTTGAGGAACTGGCCCACGATGACAGCTACCTGGCCCATCTCAACCATGTTCGTCGACGTTTTGAAAACCGGGTCCTCAACCAGGTCGACAGCGAAAGTCCGTGGGATCAGCAGGAACTGATCGCCTATTTCTCCATGGAATTCGGCATCCACGAAACCCTGCCGCTGTTTGCCGGTGGCCTGGGCATTCTGGCCGGTGACCATCTCAAAGCCGCTTCGGGGATGAAAATTCCCCTGGTGGGGGTCGGGCTGCTCTACCGCGAGGGGTACTTCCGCCAGTATCTGGACAAGGACGGCTGGCAGCAGGAGTCCTATCCGGAAACCGATCTGTTCCACCTGCCCCTGTCCAAGCAGAAGGACCGCAAGGGAAACGATCTGGTGATCCATCTGACCGGAATCGGCCGCGACATTCATGCCCAGGTATGGAAAATCCGTATCGGCCGGATTCCCCTGATTCTGCTGGATACCAACCTGCCCGACAATCCGCCGGAAATCCGGGATATCACCGCCCGGTTATATTCCGGCGAGCAGCATATCCGCCTGGCCCAGGAGGTACTGCTGGGCATCGGCGGCCTGCGTGCCCTGGAGGCGCTGGACATGCACCCCACGGTGTGCCATCTCAACGAGGGCCATTGCGCCTTTGTGGGCATCGAGCGGCTGCGTCAGGTCATGGAACAGCATCAGATCAGCCTGGACATGGCCCGCGAAGTGGTGCCGCGGACCACCGTTTTCACCACCCACACCCCGGTGGCCGCCGGTCACGACGAATTCCCGCCGTCCATGGTCAAACCTTACCTGGAACCATTTGTGGAACCCTTCAAGATGACCGCCGACCAGCTGGTGGCCATGGGCCAGGCGGACGGTGCCGCACCGGAGTCTCCCTTTTCCATGTTTATCCTCGGTCTGCGCACCGCCCAGTACATCAACGGCGTGAGCAAGCTCCACGGCCAGGTGGCCCGCCACATGTGGTCCCACATCTGGCCCACGCGATCTGATGACGAAACGCCCATCACCCACGTCACCAACGGTGTGCATATCCCCAGCGTGCTGGCGCCGGAAATCAAGCTGCTTTTTGAACGTCATCTGGGACCGCAGTGGAATATGGGCTCCACCATCCCGGAAAATGCCGATCGCATTGACGATGTTTTCGATGAGGAGTTGTGGCAGGCCCATGAAATGTGCCGCTCGCGTCTGATCCGGACCGTTCGCGAACTGATGTACCGCCAGTATTCGCGCCGCAACGCTCCGCTGAATATTATGAGGGCCGTTGAATCGGTAATGGATCAGGACACCCTGACCATCGCCTTTGCCCGGCGATTCGCCACTTACAAGCGCGCCCACCTGCTTTTCCAGGATCCCGATCGGCTGGAGGCGATCATCAACTCCAAGGATCGGCCGGTCCAATTCGTTTTTGCCGGCAAGGCCCACCCCAAGGACAACGAAGGCAAGGGGATTATCCGCAGCCTGGTGGATTTCGGCCGGCGAACCAACCTCCGTCACCGGTTCATCTTTCTGGAAGACTACGACATGCACATTGCCCGCTTTCTCGTCCAGGGGGCCGATGTGTGGCTCAATACCCCCCGGCGGCCCATGGAGGCGTGCGGCACTTCGGGCATGAAGGCGGCGCTCAACGGCGTGCTCAATATGAGTATCCTGGATGGCTGGTGGTGTGAGGGCTACAGCCCGGAGCGGGGCTGGCGGATCGGCAACGGAGAAGAGTACAACGATCACAACTACCAGGATACCGTCGAAAGCCAGGCTCTGTACAATATTATCGAAAATGAAGTCGCGCCGCTTTACTATGACCGGCCCCACGGTGGAACCCCCACCGAGTGGCTCAAGATGATGAAGGCGTCCATGAAGATGGCCATGGCCCATTTCTGCAGCCTGCGCATGATATCCGAATACGAAGAGCGGTTTTACCTGCCTGCCAGCCGCCGTTTCGAGGAACTGGTGGCCAAGGGCGGAGCGGAAGCCCAGGAACTCAGTGCACAGCACCACCGCTATCTGGAGAAGTGGCATAAAATACAGCTTTCGGCTCCCCAGCGCAGCCACAAGGGGCCCTTTCGGGTCAATCAGGCCTTCGAGGTTACCACGGTGGTTCAAACCGGTGACCTCAAGCCGGAAGAGTTGAACGTGGAGCTATACTATGGCAAAATGAGACATCTGGACCGAATCGACGATCCCCGCGTAAAAATGATGCATGTCAAGGAGATTCGTTCGCCCGGCGTTTATCTTTACGGGTGTGAGCTGCCCTGCAGCGATTCGGGACGTTACGGCTTTACCGTGCGGGTGACCCCCAATGCCGATGCCTGGATTCGGTTCCGGCCGGAGTTGCTGACCTGGGCCTGA
- a CDS encoding glycogen synthase produces the protein MPKAKRNPRVLIVTPEVTYLPDRMGNFSRYLTAKAGGLADVSAALVSALFNEGADVYVALPDYRSIFHDRLAPFLEREQWAIRNVMPDDRVHLAEDRAFFYLNRVYSAYGGENTKLSLAFQREVINNIVPRVRPDLIHCNDWMTGLIPAMSRQMGVPCLFTIHNIHTVKATLAHIEDRGIDAAYFWQHLFYEKFSASYEEAWESNPVDFLASGVFAAHFVNTVSPRFLEEIVEGRHGFVEGPIRQELTNKFYAGCGTGILNAPDPSFNPAKDPEIHRNYTAQDHSAGKRENKRHLQEVLGLIPDEQAPLFFWPSRLDPIQKGCQLLAEAFYGIISDHWDMNLQVVFVANGDYQQIFRDIVNHHGFQQRVAVCDFSEKMEHLAYAAADFILMPSLFEPCGLPQMIAPIYGALPVAHDTGGIHDTIVHLDAGRDTGNGFLFNTYDSAGLYWAITQAVAFFKLPEAEKTRQITRIMQQSAATFNHANTARRYIDLYEKMLERPLIN, from the coding sequence ATGCCCAAGGCCAAACGGAACCCACGGGTGCTCATCGTCACCCCCGAAGTGACCTACCTGCCCGACCGCATGGGAAATTTCTCCCGCTACCTGACCGCCAAGGCCGGTGGCTTGGCCGACGTATCGGCCGCCCTGGTCAGTGCCCTGTTCAACGAGGGTGCCGATGTCTACGTGGCGCTTCCGGATTACCGCTCGATCTTCCATGATCGCCTGGCACCCTTTCTCGAGCGCGAGCAGTGGGCCATTCGCAACGTCATGCCCGACGACCGGGTGCATCTGGCCGAGGACCGGGCCTTTTTCTACCTGAACCGGGTCTACTCGGCCTATGGCGGTGAGAACACCAAGCTGTCCCTGGCCTTCCAGCGCGAGGTCATCAACAACATCGTGCCCCGGGTGCGGCCGGACCTGATTCACTGCAACGACTGGATGACCGGCCTGATTCCGGCCATGTCCCGGCAGATGGGGGTTCCCTGTCTTTTCACGATTCACAACATCCATACGGTCAAGGCCACCCTGGCGCACATCGAGGATCGCGGGATCGACGCCGCCTATTTCTGGCAGCATCTTTTCTACGAGAAGTTTTCGGCCAGCTACGAGGAGGCCTGGGAATCCAACCCCGTCGACTTCCTGGCCAGCGGCGTGTTTGCCGCCCACTTCGTCAACACGGTCAGCCCCCGCTTTCTCGAAGAGATTGTCGAGGGCCGTCACGGTTTTGTGGAGGGGCCGATCCGCCAGGAGCTGACCAACAAGTTTTACGCCGGTTGCGGTACCGGCATCCTCAATGCGCCGGACCCCTCCTTCAATCCGGCCAAGGATCCGGAGATCCATCGCAATTACACGGCCCAGGACCATTCGGCCGGCAAACGGGAGAACAAGCGCCATCTGCAGGAGGTTCTCGGACTGATACCGGACGAGCAGGCGCCGCTTTTCTTCTGGCCGTCACGTCTGGATCCGATCCAGAAGGGCTGCCAGCTGCTGGCCGAGGCATTTTACGGCATTATTTCCGATCACTGGGACATGAATCTGCAGGTGGTCTTCGTGGCCAATGGTGATTATCAGCAGATCTTCCGGGATATCGTCAACCACCACGGATTTCAACAGCGCGTGGCCGTTTGCGATTTCAGCGAGAAAATGGAGCATCTGGCCTACGCGGCGGCGGATTTTATTCTCATGCCATCCCTGTTCGAACCCTGCGGCCTGCCCCAGATGATCGCGCCCATCTACGGGGCGCTACCGGTGGCCCACGATACCGGCGGGATTCACGACACCATCGTCCATCTGGATGCCGGCCGGGACACCGGAAACGGCTTTCTGTTCAACACTTACGATTCCGCCGGACTTTACTGGGCGATTACTCAGGCGGTAGCGTTTTTCAAGTTGCCCGAAGCGGAGAAGACGCGCCAGATCACGCGCATTATGCAGCAGAGCGCGGCCACCTTCAACCATGCCAACACCGCCCGCCGGTACATTGACCTGTATGAGAAGATGCTGGAACGGCCGTTGATCAATTAG
- a CDS encoding isoamylase early set domain-containing protein gives MSLKKQYLKKSVRCKVTFRLPKAAAATAKTVHIVGEFNDWSTVRTPMKRLKNGEFKVVVDLVPGREYQFRYLIDQTVWENDWEADRYVKSDFGDCENSVVAV, from the coding sequence GTGAGTTTGAAAAAACAATACCTAAAAAAGAGCGTACGGTGTAAAGTGACCTTCCGGCTTCCCAAGGCGGCGGCGGCAACGGCAAAAACGGTTCACATCGTCGGCGAATTCAATGATTGGAGCACGGTCAGAACCCCCATGAAACGGCTGAAAAACGGTGAATTCAAAGTCGTTGTGGATTTGGTGCCGGGGCGGGAATACCAGTTTCGCTATTTGATCGATCAGACGGTATGGGAAAACGACTGGGAGGCCGATCGTTATGTGAAAAGTGATTTCGGCGATTGTGAAAATTCCGTCGTGGCGGTGTAA
- the modD gene encoding ModD protein, whose translation MIYFTESEIDQLIEDDVPLGDMTTGMMNLSGKKAKITLLARNPMVACCTEEAVRLYRKVDLKVHHAVASGTELNPGDPLISAEGDAAAVHLVWRTGSALVEFASGVAGRTRQLVQNARAENAATTVAGTRKHPPYMKKVALKALMAGGGVPHRTGLSDTILIFKEHLLFTGGYDNLAETVMKMKAIQKERKIVVEGHTEAQAMAIVRSGADAVQVDKMTPEEFSACASVCRQANPGICMIAAGGINGTNAAAYAKAGADVLVSSWIYFAPPADVKAQIAP comes from the coding sequence ATGATATATTTTACGGAAAGCGAGATCGACCAGCTGATCGAGGATGATGTCCCCTTGGGTGACATGACCACCGGAATGATGAATCTGTCCGGCAAGAAGGCAAAGATCACCCTTTTGGCCCGTAACCCCATGGTGGCCTGCTGTACGGAAGAGGCGGTACGGTTATACCGTAAAGTCGATCTGAAGGTGCATCATGCGGTGGCCTCGGGAACCGAACTGAACCCGGGTGACCCGCTGATTTCCGCCGAAGGCGATGCCGCCGCCGTTCACCTGGTCTGGCGAACCGGCAGCGCGCTTGTCGAATTTGCCTCCGGGGTCGCCGGTCGGACCCGGCAACTGGTCCAGAACGCCCGGGCGGAAAATGCCGCCACCACGGTGGCCGGCACGCGCAAACACCCGCCTTACATGAAAAAGGTGGCCCTCAAGGCCCTCATGGCCGGCGGTGGCGTACCCCACCGTACCGGTTTGTCCGACACCATTCTGATCTTCAAGGAACATCTGCTGTTTACCGGCGGTTACGACAACCTTGCCGAAACGGTCATGAAAATGAAAGCGATCCAAAAGGAGCGCAAGATCGTCGTCGAAGGCCATACCGAGGCGCAGGCCATGGCCATCGTTCGCTCGGGTGCCGATGCCGTTCAGGTGGACAAGATGACGCCGGAAGAATTTTCCGCCTGTGCGAGCGTCTGCAGGCAGGCCAATCCCGGCATTTGCATGATCGCTGCCGGCGGCATCAACGGGACCAATGCCGCTGCTTACGCAAAGGCGGGGGCCGATGTGCTGGTCTCCTCGTGGATCTATTTTGCACCGCCGGCGGACGTCAAGGCGCAGATCGCCCCATGA
- a CDS encoding amylo-alpha-1,6-glucosidase: MTIRIAAADLFPGRQSAGRNPSGMGASLTGRRQRLKTTRANQELSIMVQSDAIQQQPAPGSRQLHFAGDTLTFHLRVPESWQGQAWLRTSLGHARSVRREIVRQVDRRENPLGRSWYDLPMTPLGGGQYTITVVLTEVGHFEAKGYFLSDDRVDPLWPPGTNTAINVAPADTCCANIIYNAFVRQFGPNKNGGMADMDTLARPLDKAGYTVIPPSGTFRDLIRELDFIVGQLGCRIIQLLPIHPTPTTYARMGRFGSPYAALSFTAVDPALAEFDPKATPLEQFIELVDAVHARGARIFIDIAINHTGWAASLHESHPEWLSREPDGQIETPGAWGVVWADLTRLDYTHEDLWQHMADVFLTWCRRGVDGFRCDAGYMIPTPAWRYIIGKVRDQFPGVIFLLEGLGGKVSVTRDLLNWADFNWAYSELFQNYDRGQIEHYLPDALEIARADGATIHFAETHDNLRLAATSAEYARMRTALCALLSSQGGFGFANGVEWLATEKIDVHGSPSLNWGAPKNLVGPIRRLNAILGTHPAFAHPVQVEMIQTGEGNCIVASRRHGPSGRGLLILVNLDAETGTMASWPRDRTPLKAVQWIDLIDGDPVTVDAAGETLGLSLAPGQVRCLSDDPGDLAALMASETRFPRTPAHVLEQRQRAKVLQVWRYYRGVGDLADWDVDAAVRALGADPLGFCRSMNPESRAPRTVVWNYPEDLRREVMVPPGHFVLVRAADPFRASIFENQTAMAVEESLDDDTGNAFALFMPLPVAGRHRPRSLKVSCYHTEACSHHTAPLLYLTDAANVRVRQIFARPRRHLATIHMLGTNGRGGMARAHAHWTRLPSRYDALLAANLSPVVPEDRRILLTRMRGWVVFQGFSQEIGPDCLDRFGVDFDGTGCWEYHIPSGQGQHVVLRVAMRMPAGQNAIEMAFHRLPAAGIKDRLADDRPVTLILRPDVEDRDFHEATKAYAGAETLFPAAVTSREKGFVFAPHDGYALEVAAGRIDFFYEPEWQYMVYRPQEAQRGQDPDSDLFSPGYFSGPLAGGACERLRARVPENVSSREETGDLSERTTRFFETTPPSATPVEALKNALDLYIVKRDQYATVVAGYPWFLDWGRDTLIVVRGIIAAGRHADALAIIQQFAAFERGGTIPNMIRGTDTGNRDTSDAPLWLFRVCDELGAVMGQKTVLATDCGGRPLKQVLLAIARAIMAGTANGIVMDGDSGLIFSPAHFTWMDTNYPAGTPRQGYPIEIQALWHAALDYLGRVDATKDRQGWHQLARQVRRSIRQLFFHEDLGYLADCLHASPGTPARSATADDALRPNQLFALTLGAVTEKPVVEAVLAACQALLVPGAIRSLADRPVHPPLPIYHNGELVNDPKAPYVGIYGGDEDTLRKPAYHNGTAWTWVFPSFCEAWADGYGLAERPTAMAWLASSSRLINDGCVGHVPEIVDGDAPHCQRGCDAQAWGVSELLRVWIKIGAMEKSEPTG, encoded by the coding sequence GTGACCATCCGGATTGCCGCTGCCGACCTGTTTCCGGGTCGCCAATCAGCCGGTCGCAACCCATCCGGTATGGGGGCCTCCCTCACGGGTCGACGACAACGCTTGAAAACAACAAGAGCCAATCAAGAGTTATCAATTATGGTCCAATCCGATGCGATCCAACAGCAGCCCGCCCCGGGCAGTCGTCAGCTACATTTTGCCGGTGACACCCTCACGTTTCATCTGAGGGTGCCCGAATCATGGCAGGGCCAGGCCTGGCTGCGGACCAGCCTGGGCCATGCCCGCTCCGTCCGCCGCGAGATCGTTCGCCAGGTGGACCGCCGGGAAAATCCACTGGGCCGCAGCTGGTACGACCTCCCCATGACACCGCTGGGCGGGGGGCAGTATACGATTACCGTGGTTCTCACCGAAGTGGGCCATTTCGAGGCCAAGGGCTATTTCCTGAGCGACGACCGCGTCGATCCCCTGTGGCCGCCGGGAACCAATACCGCCATCAACGTGGCCCCGGCGGATACCTGCTGCGCCAACATTATCTATAACGCCTTTGTCCGCCAGTTCGGACCCAACAAGAACGGCGGCATGGCCGACATGGACACGCTTGCCCGGCCGCTGGACAAGGCCGGTTACACAGTTATCCCGCCATCCGGGACCTTCCGGGACCTGATCCGGGAGCTGGATTTCATCGTCGGCCAACTGGGCTGCCGCATCATCCAGCTGTTGCCCATTCACCCCACGCCCACCACCTATGCCCGCATGGGGCGTTTTGGCAGCCCTTACGCGGCCCTGAGCTTTACCGCGGTCGACCCGGCCCTGGCCGAGTTCGACCCCAAGGCCACCCCGCTGGAGCAGTTCATCGAACTGGTGGATGCCGTTCACGCCCGCGGGGCACGGATCTTTATCGATATCGCCATCAATCACACCGGCTGGGCCGCCAGCCTTCACGAGAGCCACCCCGAGTGGCTTTCGCGCGAGCCCGACGGCCAGATCGAAACCCCCGGCGCCTGGGGGGTGGTCTGGGCCGACCTCACCCGGCTGGATTACACCCACGAGGACCTGTGGCAGCACATGGCCGATGTTTTTCTCACCTGGTGCCGCCGGGGCGTGGACGGTTTCCGCTGCGATGCCGGTTACATGATCCCCACGCCGGCCTGGCGTTACATCATCGGCAAGGTCCGCGACCAGTTTCCCGGAGTGATTTTTTTGCTGGAGGGGCTGGGCGGCAAGGTCTCGGTGACTCGCGACCTGCTCAACTGGGCCGATTTCAACTGGGCCTACAGCGAACTGTTTCAGAACTACGACCGGGGCCAGATTGAGCACTACCTGCCCGACGCCCTGGAGATCGCCCGGGCCGACGGGGCCACGATCCATTTTGCCGAGACGCACGACAACCTGCGCCTGGCCGCCACCTCGGCGGAATATGCGCGCATGCGCACTGCCTTGTGTGCGCTGCTCTCCAGCCAGGGCGGCTTCGGGTTCGCCAACGGGGTGGAGTGGCTGGCCACCGAAAAAATCGATGTGCACGGATCGCCGTCCCTGAATTGGGGGGCGCCGAAGAATCTGGTGGGGCCCATCCGCCGGCTCAACGCCATCCTGGGCACCCATCCGGCTTTTGCCCATCCGGTGCAGGTGGAGATGATTCAAACCGGTGAGGGCAATTGTATCGTTGCCAGCCGCCGTCATGGGCCATCGGGCCGGGGGCTGCTGATCTTGGTCAATCTGGACGCGGAGACGGGCACCATGGCCAGCTGGCCCCGTGACCGCACCCCGCTGAAGGCGGTTCAATGGATCGATCTGATCGATGGGGATCCGGTGACGGTTGATGCTGCCGGGGAAACCCTGGGCCTGTCCCTGGCACCGGGCCAGGTGCGCTGCCTGTCCGACGATCCCGGCGATCTGGCAGCCCTGATGGCCAGCGAAACCCGTTTTCCACGCACGCCGGCACATGTCCTGGAACAACGCCAGCGCGCCAAGGTGCTGCAGGTGTGGCGCTATTACCGGGGGGTGGGGGATCTGGCGGACTGGGATGTGGATGCGGCCGTGCGGGCGCTTGGCGCTGATCCGCTGGGTTTCTGTCGTTCCATGAATCCGGAGAGCAGGGCGCCGCGAACCGTGGTCTGGAACTATCCCGAAGATCTCAGGCGGGAGGTGATGGTCCCGCCGGGCCACTTCGTGCTGGTCCGGGCCGCCGACCCTTTTCGGGCGTCGATTTTCGAAAACCAGACCGCCATGGCGGTGGAAGAGAGTTTGGACGACGATACCGGCAATGCCTTTGCCCTTTTCATGCCCCTGCCGGTGGCCGGCCGGCACAGACCCCGCAGCCTTAAAGTTTCCTGCTACCATACGGAGGCGTGCAGCCACCATACCGCACCCCTGCTGTACCTGACGGACGCCGCTAATGTGCGTGTCCGGCAAATCTTTGCCCGGCCGCGCCGGCATCTGGCCACGATTCATATGCTCGGCACCAACGGCCGGGGGGGCATGGCCCGGGCCCATGCCCACTGGACCCGCTTGCCCAGCCGCTACGATGCCCTGCTGGCGGCCAACCTGAGCCCCGTTGTCCCCGAAGATCGCCGCATTCTGCTCACCCGCATGCGCGGGTGGGTGGTTTTTCAGGGGTTTTCCCAGGAGATCGGGCCGGATTGCCTGGACCGCTTCGGTGTCGATTTTGACGGCACGGGATGTTGGGAGTACCATATCCCCTCCGGCCAGGGGCAGCACGTGGTGCTACGGGTGGCCATGCGTATGCCGGCGGGGCAGAACGCCATCGAAATGGCTTTCCACCGGCTGCCCGCTGCCGGGATCAAGGACCGGCTGGCCGATGACCGGCCGGTGACCCTGATCCTCCGGCCGGACGTCGAAGACCGCGATTTCCATGAGGCCACCAAGGCCTATGCCGGTGCGGAGACGCTTTTCCCCGCGGCGGTGACCAGCCGGGAGAAGGGTTTTGTTTTCGCCCCCCATGACGGATATGCCCTCGAGGTGGCGGCCGGGCGGATCGATTTTTTCTACGAACCCGAATGGCAGTATATGGTGTACCGGCCCCAGGAGGCCCAGCGGGGCCAGGACCCGGATTCCGATCTGTTCAGTCCCGGCTATTTTTCCGGGCCCCTGGCCGGCGGTGCCTGCGAACGGCTCCGGGCCCGTGTTCCGGAAAACGTTTCCTCCCGGGAAGAGACGGGTGACCTTAGCGAGCGGACGACCCGCTTTTTCGAAACCACGCCCCCTTCGGCCACACCGGTAGAGGCCCTGAAAAATGCTTTGGACCTGTACATCGTCAAGCGTGACCAGTACGCCACGGTGGTCGCCGGTTATCCCTGGTTTCTCGACTGGGGCCGCGATACCCTGATCGTGGTGCGGGGGATCATCGCCGCCGGTCGGCATGCCGATGCCCTGGCCATCATTCAACAGTTCGCCGCCTTTGAGCGGGGGGGGACCATCCCCAACATGATCCGTGGCACGGATACGGGCAACCGGGATACCTCCGATGCCCCCTTGTGGCTTTTCCGGGTCTGCGATGAACTGGGGGCGGTGATGGGCCAGAAAACGGTGCTGGCCACCGACTGCGGGGGGCGGCCGTTGAAACAGGTGCTGCTGGCGATTGCCCGGGCGATCATGGCCGGTACCGCCAACGGGATCGTTATGGACGGCGACAGCGGGCTGATTTTCAGCCCGGCACATTTTACCTGGATGGACACCAACTACCCGGCCGGCACCCCACGCCAGGGATATCCCATCGAAATCCAGGCCTTGTGGCATGCCGCCCTGGACTATCTGGGTCGGGTGGATGCTACCAAGGACCGCCAGGGATGGCATCAGCTGGCCCGGCAGGTACGCCGGTCCATCCGACAGCTGTTCTTTCATGAAGACCTGGGCTACCTGGCCGACTGCCTGCACGCCAGCCCGGGTACCCCGGCCCGCTCAGCCACGGCTGACGACGCGCTGCGGCCCAACCAGCTGTTTGCCCTGACCCTGGGCGCGGTAACGGAGAAGCCGGTGGTCGAAGCGGTGCTCGCCGCCTGTCAGGCGCTGCTCGTTCCCGGTGCCATTCGCAGCCTGGCCGACCGTCCCGTCCATCCACCGCTGCCGATCTATCACAACGGCGAGCTGGTCAACGATCCCAAGGCCCCGTATGTGGGCATCTATGGCGGCGATGAGGATACCCTCCGCAAACCCGCCTACCACAACGGTACGGCCTGGACCTGGGTGTTTCCCAGTTTCTGCGAAGCCTGGGCCGACGGCTACGGCCTGGCCGAACGGCCGACCGCCATGGCCTGGCTGGCCAGCAGCAGCCGTCTGATCAATGACGGCTGCGTGGGCCATGTGCCCGAGATCGTGGACGGGGATGCCCCGCATTGTCAACGGGGGTGCGATGCCCAGGCGTGGGGCGTCAGCGAACTGTTGCGCGTGTGGATCAAAATCGGTGCAATGGAAAAAAGTGAACCAACGGGTTGA